The uncultured Trichococcus sp. DNA window TTCCTGCAGCAGCATCAATTCCGAAATCGGTTTGCCGCTTTCCTCCGCGGCGGTCACCAGTTCTGCAATCTTATTGTACAAAGCGCTATTCCTTCTTTCCTAACTGATCAGTATCGCCTTTTCGATGAAAGGCAATTCATTGATTTCGTAGATCATTTCTTTGGTCGGGACCGTATCCAGATAGAGGACGACCCATTCGGTATCACTTTCCCTGAAAATGCGGATATCGTTCAGGGGATAGCCTTTGAATGCGAAGTAATTCTGCCATTCCGCTTCGCTGAACAGGTGATATTGGAGCGTATTCTGATGGATGAAATAGACAGGCAGATGCGCATCCAGACGCATCGAAAAGTTATCCAGGGCGACATGGTTCAGAACGATCGAGCCGCCCCCGATGGAACTGCCCGTGACGGACATTTTTTTCTTGTCCCGCTCCAACACCATTGTGGCTGTGTTCGGATGGCCAACAGGAGAGTCACCGATCTCTTCGATGAAGGTCACGGATATCTTTTGGGATTCGGCCATCTTCAGCGATTGCGGAATCATCGGATCATCCGCCGCAAAACCAAGAATACCGCCGAGGATCGCAAAATCAGTGCCGTGACCGAGATGGGTATCCGCAAATGATTCGTAATAATGGATCGTGACTTTTTTCGGTTTGACCTCGAACAGTTGGGCCGCCGCTTTCCCCAAGGCCAGAGCGCCTGCAGTATGCGAACTGGAGGGGCCGACCATCACCGGACCGATGATATCGAAAATGCTTCTGAATGTATGGCTCATGACGATCTCCTCTTCATTATCGGTTGATAAAAGCTTGCTTCTCATTATAGCTAAAAGGCTGTCGGAATGACAGAAGACCGCCACGCTTTTTTAGCGGATTCTAATGGCTTTCTAACGGAGTTTCCGCTGGCAAACATAGTAACGCTTCCTTTCCGTATGATATAATGACTTCATCATCCTGAAAGGAACGCGTGAAAAAATGGAACTAAAAGAACTGGTTGGATTAAAAGCTGCAGAATACATCAAAGACGGTATGACAGTAGGTCTGGGGACGGGCTCGACTGCTTATTACTTTGTCAAGGAAATCGGTAGACGTGTGAACGAAGAAGGATTGAAAATCACTGGAGTGACGACTTCAATCCAAACGAAGGAATTGGCCGAGTCGTTAGGGATTCCTTTAAAGAGTGTGGATGAAGTGGATTGCATCGATATCACGGTGGACGGTGCCGATGAAATCAGTGAAGACTTCCAAGGCATCAAGGGCGGCGGCGGCGCTTTGCTGTTCGAAAAAATCGTTGCCGATAATTCCAAGAAAGTCATTTGGATCGTCGATGAAAGCAAAATGGTGAAACATTTGGGTGCCTTCCCGCTGCCGGTGGAAGTCGTCCGCTACGGATCGATCCAACTGTTCAATAAATTCAATGAAAAAGGCTACAATCCGGAATTCCGCAAGACAGCAACCGGGGACTACTATTTGACTGACGAGAAAAACAACATCATCGATCTGCATCTGGGTGAAATTTTGGATCCGAAAGCACTTGCCGAGGAATTGATCCATCTGACCGGCGTCGTGGAACATGGGTTGTTCCTTGATTGCGTGGACACTGTTTTGGTCGGTGCAAAAGACGGTGTGAAAGTCATCGAAGCGAAAAGATAGGCTGCAACTTAAGAACACAAAAACGTTTTGCGTTGTGCTTGATAGGTGGAAAAGTCAGATTCAAATGGAGGAACAACCTATGAGAATGGTAGATTTAATTATCAAGAAACAAGAAGGCAAAGCATTGACGAAAGAAGAGATCCGCTTCATCATCGACGGCTACACGGACGGATCGATCCCCGATTACCAGATGAGTGCCTGGGCGATGGCTGTCTATTTTCAGGACATGACCGATGAAGAACGGATGGAATTGACGATGGCCATGGCTGAATCCGGTGACCAGATCGATCTTTCCGCCATCGCGGGCATCAAGGTCGACAAGCATTCAACCGGCGGCGTCGGCGATACG harbors:
- a CDS encoding serine dehydratase beta chain; amino-acid sequence: MSHTFRSIFDIIGPVMVGPSSSHTAGALALGKAAAQLFEVKPKKVTIHYYESFADTHLGHGTDFAILGGILGFAADDPMIPQSLKMAESQKISVTFIEEIGDSPVGHPNTATMVLERDKKKMSVTGSSIGGGSIVLNHVALDNFSMRLDAHLPVYFIHQNTLQYHLFSEAEWQNYFAFKGYPLNDIRIFRESDTEWVVLYLDTVPTKEMIYEINELPFIEKAILIS
- the rpiA gene encoding ribose-5-phosphate isomerase RpiA, producing the protein MELKELVGLKAAEYIKDGMTVGLGTGSTAYYFVKEIGRRVNEEGLKITGVTTSIQTKELAESLGIPLKSVDEVDCIDITVDGADEISEDFQGIKGGGGALLFEKIVADNSKKVIWIVDESKMVKHLGAFPLPVEVVRYGSIQLFNKFNEKGYNPEFRKTATGDYYLTDEKNNIIDLHLGEILDPKALAEELIHLTGVVEHGLFLDCVDTVLVGAKDGVKVIEAKR